A window of Primulina huaijiensis isolate GDHJ02 chromosome 9, ASM1229523v2, whole genome shotgun sequence contains these coding sequences:
- the LOC140984266 gene encoding oligopeptide transporter 1-like — protein sequence MANVDGGTLPQGDESPKKHHTNLEVTDEDEDYCPIEQVKLTVPATDDPTMPVLTFRTWFLGLISCVMLAFVNQFFGYRQNSLYISAVTAQIVSLPVGKFMARVLPTRTFHVPLTNWSFSLNPGPFNLKEHVLITIFASCGSSGVYAVGIITIVKAFYHRQLNPFAAWMLVQTTQMLGYGWAGLFRKILVDSPFMWWPENLIAVSLFRALHEKEKRQKGELSKQQYFIAVFVASFAYYLIPAYFFPSISAVSIVCLIWKDSILPQQLGSGLHGMGIGSFSLDWSAIVSFLGNPISSPGFAIINTLVGFFLVMYVMTPLTYWLNAYDAQKFPIFSSHTFDHTGQPYNISRVLNPKTFDLDIPGYEGYSKLYLSVFFAFTYGLGFASLAATVSHVGLFHGKTIWSLWSKAKDNLHGKMDVHTRLMRKNYGQVPNWWFFAILAAVFGLSLYACEGFDKQLQLPWWGLIMACVMAFFFTLPVGIIQATTNQQIGLNIITEMVIGYVYPGRPLANVAFKTYGYISMTQALGFLSDFKLGHYMKIPPKSMFVVQLAGTVVASCVCFSTSWWLLTSIEHICEPSLLPDGSPWTCPGDDVFYNASIIWGVIGPLRMFTSHGVYGAMNWWFVAGALAPVPVYLLTRKYPEKKWIRLINAPLILGATMSMPPARSVNYIMWGIAGIFFNIYIFRVHKKWWARHAYILAAALNAGIAFMGVLLFFSLQSYGVNGPEWWGLDADDHCPLATCPTAPGVVAKGCPVH from the exons ATGGCTAACGTCGACGGTGGCACACTCCCTCAAGGCGACGAATCGCCCAAGAAGCATCACACAAATCTTGAAGTTACTG atgaagatgaagattaCTGTCCAATTGAACAAGTGAAGCTGACTGTACCGGCAACCGATGATCCCACAATGCCTGTCCTGACGTTCAGGACATGGTTTCTTGGCCTAATCTCATGCGTAATGCTGGCCTTTGTCAACCAGTTCTTTGGTTATAGACAGAACAGCCTCTACATTTCTGCCGTAACTGCACAGATTGTCTCTCTCCCGGTCGGAAAGTTCATGGCAAGAGTGCTGCCTACAAGGACTTTTCATGTGCCGCTGACAAACTGGTCATTTTCTTTGAATCCAGGGCCTTTCAATCTTAAAGAGCATGTCTTGATCACTATATTTGCGAGTTGCGGTTCATCTGGTGTTTATGCTGTTGGCATCATTACCATTGTCAAGGCCTTTTACCACCGTCAGCTCAATCCGTTTGCTGCCTGGATGTTGGTCCAAACTACGCAG ATGCTTGGATATGGCTGGGCTGGATTGTTTAGGAAAATTTTGGTGGACTCCCCTTTCATGTGGTGGCCCGAAAACCTGATTGCTGTGTCTTTATTCAG AGCACtgcatgaaaaagaaaaaagacagaAGGGAGAACTTTCAAAGCAACAATACTTTATTGCGGTCTTTGTGGCAAGCTTTGCGTACTACTTAATCCCAGCCTATTTCTTCCCTTCAATATCTGCCGTCTCTATTGTGTGTTTGATTTGGAAAGATTCCATACTCCCTCAACAACTTGGCTCTGGTTTGCATGGTATGGGAATCGGTTCATTCTCCTTGGACTGGTCTGCAATTGTGAGCTTCTTAGGCAATCCCATCTCATCTCCTGGATTCGCCATTATTAACACCCTTGTCGGATTTTTCCTGGTTATGTATGTCATGACCCCATTGACCTATTGGCTTAATGCTTATGACGCCCAAAAATTCCCAATCTTTTCTTCCCACACATTTGATCACACCGGTCAGCCTTATAACATCTCTCGTGTGCTCAATCCTAAGACTTTTGATCTTGATATACCTGGCTATGAAGGTTACAGCAAACTGTATCTTAGTGTTTTCTTTGCCTTCACTTATGGTCTTGGCTTTGCAAGTTTGGCTGCTACCGTATCACATGTTGGACTCTTCCATGGAAA AACAATTTGGTCGCTGTGGTCAAAGGCGAAGGACAACCTGCACGGGAAAATGGATGTGCACACGAGGTTAATGAGGAAGAACTACGGCCAAGTACCGAACTGGTGGTTCTTTGCCATTTTGGCTGCAGTATTTGGTCTTAGTCTGTATGCTTGTGAAGGTTTTGACAAGCAGCTCCAACTCCCATGGTGGGGGCTGATAATGGCCTGTGTAATGGCTTTCTTCTTCACTTTGCCAGTCGGAATTATACAAGCCACGACAAATCAG CAAATAGGGCTAAACATTATAACTGAGATGGTTATAGGTTATGTCTACCCTGGAAGACCTCTGGCAAATGTAGCATTCAAGACTTACGGCTACATTAGCATGACACAAGCACTTGGGTTCTTAAGCGATTTCAAGTTAGGCCATTACATGAAAATTCCTCCAAAATCCATGTTCGTCGTTCAG TTGGCAGGAACCGTAGTTGCGTCATGCGTGTGCTTTTCCACATCTTGGTGGCTCCTCACGTCGATCGAGCATATTTGCGAGCCTTCTTTACTTCCAGATGGTAGCCCATGGACTTGCCCTGGTGACGACGTATTCTACAACGCTTCGATCATATGGGGAGTCATTGGACCACTCCGAATGTTCACTAGCCACGGAGTTTATGGAGCGATGAACTGGTGGTTCGTCGCCGGTGCACTAGCACCTGTGCCAGTTTACCTGTTGACACGGAAATACCCCGAAAAGAAGTGGATCAGATTAATCAACGCACCCCTCATCTTGGGAGCTACAATGAGTATGCCACCTGCGAGATCGGTGAACTACATTATGTGGGGTATTGCTGGAATCTTCTTCAACATATATATCTTCAGGGTGCACAAGAAATGGTGGGCGAGGCATGCCTACATTTTGGCTGCAGCGCTGAATGCTGGGATCGCATTCATGGGGGTGCTGCTTTTCTTTTCGCTGCAATCGTATGGAGTCAATGGTCCAGAATGGTGGGGTTTGGACGCCGATGATCATTGTCCGTTGGCTACCTGCCCCACTGCTCCTGGAGTCGTCGCTAAAGGCTGTCCTGTTCATTAA
- the LOC140983775 gene encoding uncharacterized protein, with amino-acid sequence MTTAARPTWAPAKGGNEQGGTRIFGPSQKYSSRDIAAHTTLKPRKEGQDTQDELQRRDLRDELEERESRHFSSKEDRERRKGGQLLLEGSKRDIEDRIVPRSVDADDADVEVQSDDESEDDDDDDGDDEEALLAELERLRKEKAEQKEREERLQQEEELKAKEEQLLRGNPLLNNATSFSVKRRWDDDVVFKNQARGESKPAKRFINDTIRNDFHRKFLQRYMK; translated from the exons ATGACGACCGCCGCTAGACCTACGTGGGCACCCGCTAAAGGAGGAAACGAACAAGGGGGCACTAGAATTTTTGGCCCATCTCAAAAGTACTCTTCGAGGGATATCGCTGCTCACACTACCTTAAAGCCTAG AAAGGAAGGACAAGACACTCAAGATGAGCTGCAAAGAAGGGATCTCCGAGATGAATTGGAGGAGCGGGAGAGCAGGCATTTCTCATCCAAGG AAGACAGAGAACGTCGAAAGGGAGGTCAGCTACTTCTTGAAG GGTCCAAGAGAGACATTGAAGATCGCATTGTTCCACGAAGTGTAGATGCTGATGATGCTGATGTGGAAGTTCAGTCTGATGATGAAAG TGAGGATGACGACGATGACGACGGGGATGATGAAGAAGCACTTTTGGCTGAGCTTGAACggttgaggaaagaaaaagCAGAGCAGAAAGAACGAGAA GAACGATTACAGCAAGAGGAGGAACTGAAAGCTAAAGAAGAGCAGTTGTTGCGTGGAAATCCATTGCTAAATAATGCGACTTCCTTTAGTGTGAAGAGAAG GTGGGATGATGATGTGGTTTTCAAGAACCAAGCTCGTGGTGAGTCAAAACCAGCGAAGCGCTTCATCAATGACACCATCCGGAATGACTTCCACCGAAAGTTTCTTCAGAGGTACATGAAATAA
- the LOC140985327 gene encoding NDR1/HIN1-like protein 26: protein MHPLPPPPPHTPATLKQTKPSPLYQIVSSNQAKNHQNLSPEALPYRIKLRTRKQPILRQPRRTNPIVWCGAVLCLLFCVLLIFFGIATLIIFVAIRPRNPVFDTPAASLNAIYFDSPEILNGDIVFLANFSNPNRKLNVRFEYLYIELCFSENSIASQVLPPFTQNPGEARFLSVHLLSSLVHLPLNLSMELQKQEQRNRVVYNIKGTFRVRAKLGMVHYSYWLHGNCQLEMTSPPNGVLLTRSCRTKR, encoded by the coding sequence ATGCATCCCCTCCCACCACCACCACCCCACACACCTGCTACCCTCAAGCAAACAAAGCCATCTCCGCTTTATCAAATTGTGTCATCTAACCAAGCCAAGAATCATCAGAATTTGTCACCAGAGGCTTTACCATATAGGATAAAGCTCAGAACAAGAAAGCAGCCGATTCTCAGGCAACCTCGAAGAACTAATCCAATAGTATGGTGTGGTGCAGTCCTATGTCTGCTATTTTGTGTACTTCTCATCTTCTTTGGTATTGCTACTTTGATCATTTTTGTCGCAATCAGACCAAGAAATCCAGTTTTTGACACTCCAGCGGCGAGTCTTAACGCTATCTATTTCGATTCCCCAGAGATTCTAAATGGTGACATAGTGTTTCTTGCTAATTTTTCGAACCCAAATCGGAAATTAAATGTTAGATTTGAGTACCTGTATATCGAGCTCTGTTTTTCAGAGAATTCGATAGCAAGCCAAGTTCTTCCACCCTTCACTCAGAATCCTGGAGAAGCACGCTTCTTATCGGTCCATTTGCTATCAAGCTTGGTGCATCTGCCGCTAAACCTGTCCATGGAACTTCAAAAGCAGGAGCAGAGGAACAGGGTCGTCTACAACATAAAAGGAACTTTCAGAGTTAGAGCTAAACTGGGTATGGTTCATTATTCTTATTGGTTGCATGGGAACTGCCAATTAGAGATGACGAGCCCACCAAATGGTGTACTCTTAACCCGCAGCTGCAGAACCAAGAGATAA
- the LOC140985328 gene encoding histone H4, whose amino-acid sequence MSGRGKGGKGLGKGGAKRHRKVLRDNIQGITKPAIRRLARRGGVKRISGLIYEETRGVLKIFLENVIRDAVTYTEHARRKTVTAMDVVYALKRQGRTLYGFGG is encoded by the coding sequence ATGTCCGGGAGAGGAAAAGGTGGCAAGGGTTTGGGAAAAGGTGGAGCAAAGCGCCACCGCAAGGTTCTGAGAGACAATATCCAGGGAATAACCAAACCAGCGATTCGGCGCCTTGCTCGTCGTGGTGGAGTTAAGCGCATTAGCGGCCTGATTTACGAGGAGACTCGTGGTGTGCTCAAGATCTTCCTCGAGAATGTCATCCGCGATGCTGTTACGTATACCGAGCACGCTCGCCGCAAGACGGTGACGGCCATGGATGTCGTCTACGCGCTCAAGAGGCAAGGCCGCACTCTTTACGGCTTTGGAGGTTAA
- the LOC140985206 gene encoding ABC transporter G family member 26-like, translating to METQMQNEIEDLSLAAPTMNSTENLAFTTQTCLRNKSSETDMGEEISSTRLDRTLPIFLKFSGVQFKVKIHNPSSVNPVKAVVSKSSFRLKIEQDRYKHILKGITGSVGPGEILALMGPSGSGKTTLLKILGGRLHENVKGTVTYNDILYNPALKRRIGFVTQDDVLFPQLTVKETLTFAAFLRLPSTMSQRQKYQRVAMIVKQLGLERCLGTKIGDVFVKGISGGERKRTSIGHEILVDPSLLLLDEPTSGLDSTSATKLLQILQGLVKAGRTVIITIHQPSSRMFHMFDKVLLISEGYPIYYGKGRDSMQYFSSLTFTPEIAMNPAEFLLDLATGQVNDIKVPNELFASQGSQEYEKLVIRYLQLKYKVLLEPKEMEEIHRIPKAPERLQLAIQVKKDWTLTWCEQFKIIFKRTFKERWRDYFDHLRLLQAFGVAFLLGLLWWKSNTATEAQLRDQIGLLFYICIFWTSSSIFGAVYVFPFEKIYLVKERKADMYRLSVYYACSTLCDMLAHTLYPTCFMSILYFMAGFKKTVECFFFTLSAILLIAVTSQGAGELFGAAVMSIKRAGTVASLVLMLFLLTGGYYVQHIPKFMRWLKYVSFMYYGFRLLLKVQYSGDQLYDCESRGGCQRLQSSPSFDTVNLDGGLQEIWILLGMALAYRFFAYICLRSKVDAYHI from the exons ATGGAAACTCAGATGCAAAACGAAATTGAAGATTTGTCACTTGCCGCTCCAACCATGAATTCCACGGAGAACTTAGCTTTCACGACTCAAACTTGTCTTAGAAACAAAAGTTCAGAAACTGATATGGGTGAAGAAATATCGAGCACGAGACTAGACAGGACCCTCCCGATTTTTCTCAAG TTCTCAGGTGTTCAGTTTAAGGTAAAAATTCACAATCCTTCTTCTGTTAATCCAGTCAAGGCTGTCGTGTCCAAGTCAAGCTTCCGTTTGAAAATTGAACAAGATAGATACAAGCATATATTGAAAGGAATAACTGGAAGCGTTGGCCCTGGGGAAATCCTAGCCCTGATGGGGCCTTCCGGAAGTGGAAAAACTACTCTGTTAAAGATATTAGGCGGCAGACTGCATGAAAATGTTAAAGGAACTGTTACTTACAATGATATCTTGTATAATCCAGCTCTAAAGAGGAG GATTGGTTTTGTGACACAAGATGATGTACTTTTCCCACAATTGACAGTGAAAGAAACATTGACTTTTGCAGCTTTCTTAAGGCTTCCTAGCACAATGAGTCAACGTCAGAAGTACCAAAGGGTAGCGATGATTGTAAAGCAATTAGGCCTTGAAAG ATGTCTAGGTACAAAAATTGGTGATGTTTTTGTTAAAGGGATATCTGGTGGAGAAAGGAAACGAACTAGTATCGGGCATGAAATACTGGTAGATCCTTCATTATTGTTGCTTGACGAACCAACTTCAGGTCTTGATTCAACTTCAGCTACTAAATTACTCCAAATACTTCAAGGTCTAGTAAAG GCAGGAAGAACAGTTATTATAACTATCCATCAACCTTCAAGCCGGATGTTTCACATGTTCGACAAGGTTTTGCTGATATCAGAAGGGTATCCGATCTACTATGGAAAGGGGAGAGATTCGATGCAGTATTTTTCATCATTAACATTTACTCCTGAGATAGCAATGAACCCTGCAGAATTCTTGCTGGATTTAGCAACAGGACAAGTGAATGACATCAAGGTTCCAAATGAACTGTTTGCGTCTCAAGGGAGTCAAGAATATGAAAAACTTGTTATAAGA TATCTGCAACTCAAGTACAAAGTTTTATTGGAGCCAAAAGAAATGGAAGAGATACATCGGATACCAAAGGCTCCAGAGCGTCTTCAGTTAGCTATTCAAGTGAAGAAAGATTGGACCTTGACTTGGTGTGAACAATTCAAGATAATATTCAAGAGAACATTTAAAGAGAGATGGAGAGATTATTTTGATCATCTTCGGCTGCTTCAGGCATTTGGAGTGGCTTTTCTTTTAGGCCTTCTTTGGTGGAAATCCAATACTGCAACAGAGGCTCAACTCAGAGATCAG ATTGGTTTGCTATTCTATATCTGTATTTTCTGGACATCTTCATCAATATTCGGGGCAGTTTATGTCTTCCCATTTGAGAAGATATATTTGGTGAAAGAAAGAAAGGCAGACATGTACAGATTGAGTGTTTACTATGCCTGCAGCACGCTATGTGACATGTTAGCGCACACTCTGTATCCAACTTGCTTTATGTCCATTTTGTATTTCATGGCTGgattcaagaaaacagtagAATGCTTCTTCTTCACCTTATCTGCAATACTACTGATAGCTGTAACCAGTCAA GGGGCAGGAGAACTATTTGGAGCTGCAGTAATGAGCATCAAAAGGGCAGGGACGGTTGCTTCCCTTGTATTAATGTTGTTTCTTCTCACAGGTGGCTATTATGTTCAG CACATACCGAAATTCATGCGATGGCTCAAGTACGTGTCTTTCATGTACTACGGCTTCAGGCTGCTGCTGAAGGTGCAGTATTCGGGTGATCAGTTGTACGACTGTGAAAGCAGGGGCGGTTGCCAAAGATTGCAGAGTTCACCGTCATTTGACACGGTGAATTTGGATGGCGGATTACAAGAAATTTGGATTTTGTTGGGGATGGCACTAGCTTACAGGTTCTTTGCTTACATTTGCTTGCGAAGTAAAGTAGACGCGTACCACATATGA